Below is a genomic region from Nitrospiria bacterium.
TCAAGCGGAACCGGACCTGGTAGATTCGGGCTCCGGTATTCGGATTGGTGTTGGTGTTGGTAATGAGAAAATTGGCCGTGACGGCACTTCTCATGGTGTACTGAACCGGTGTCGGGTCGGTCTGGGCCGACGTGTAGCTGTAGGCTGCCTCGGCCGAGGTCTGCCACATCCCGAGAAGGACCCCCGTCATGGCGAACGTTATCCATTTTATCTTCATCCGAGCACCCGCTTTCGTTAACGTTGGACCGTCCTCCGAATCACGCGGTTGGCGTTTCCCACCACGGCCACCGGGGTCGTCCCGGTCGAGACGATCTCGGCCTCGTAATTCGGAGGGTTGGTAGGATCGTCGTACAGGATCGGGGCGACCGGCGCCCCGGCCGCTTGGCTGGCGGATGAGCTCCCATCCTGGCATCGTCTGACCCCGTACAGCGTCATGTTCACTCCCGACCGAACCGAACCGGTATAGGTGAGCTGCTCCCAATCGACCGGATTGGGTGAGAAAGCCGTAATGATCGCAATGGACCCGGCTGTGAGAAATTTGGAATTATCCGCGATTGTTAGTGAGGCCAACGATGTACAATTATTCGCGAGGCCACCGGCCAGAGTGGTAACCGGATAAACCAACTCTCCACGTTCATGGGAGCCAGCCGTGGAGGTGACTCCGCCGACGGGTCGGCCTCGCGTAATTCCGGTGAACTGGGCGCAGATGCCGGAACTACTGATGCCGGTGTATTGAACATACTCAAAGGGATCCATCCCGACGTCCCCGATCATCAAGTA
It encodes:
- a CDS encoding pilus assembly PilX N-terminal domain-containing protein; translated protein: MENERRHLIMNDPQRGASLIFVILILVVVALIGAALISLVSNESFTAMNQSAGLLAFGIADGGIEFEQYNLAQNVDWYRSTSDPMTSSTRTLGSAPNAASFTVSTNLPATKLRRRIPNSATTSPICVYTTDRFPTSGYLMIGDVGMDPFEYVQYTGISSSGICAQFTGITRGRPVGGVTSTAGSHERGELVYPVTTLAGGLANNCTSLASLTIADNSKFLTAGSIAIITAFSPNPVDWEQLTYTGSVRSGVNMTLYGVRRCQDGSSSASQAAGAPVAPILYDDPTNPPNYEAEIVSTGTTPVAVVGNANRVIRRTVQR